Within Acanthochromis polyacanthus isolate Apoly-LR-REF ecotype Palm Island chromosome 3, KAUST_Apoly_ChrSc, whole genome shotgun sequence, the genomic segment gctatggatgtttgtttaatgaactttcatgctaaaatcccttttcagcttcaggagaccctcagccggagacgtctctgcattccacagatcagataacaagtcgtaaaactttatggcagaaggctggagtcaccctctcactctctttgactgaaacaaagagactggaactgaacttaaaaaccttgccaaattaatatttctggaatgtattttgtgtttacagaattaccaacgtcaatggaaatcattcatcgttaacatatccgaaaatcaagattctatctttcacagaagctgatttattaatttgtgatgtttaatctgattccttctttattactccatttaggttgaatgatgaccattgtatttacctgttaccaaatctctgacttgttgttatattttcactgtgatgcatatttttaatgtcataaacataaacatatagttatgaatgaaatgattcacatcatatgaacatatgtattaatctacacatttcacttccacacaactgaatatggtgggatagacagatcgtgttttgcgcgtttaatatcatattttaatccattctggactcctctttcttctctactttgtgagaacaaagagattccaaattccaccagactcgcgcctaaaagttctctctctccgcccaggtcctccccttagctggacccacagataaagtcagccgtagcccacattttACTCTCTTACTCTCTTACCGACCTActctcttacccctctcttcctgagaggccaaccaaagtctctctcattattttcttacctaaagcgcgttttttctatctttgaaattccctcaccatctaagtctgttaactatttatcttttaacatttttgtaacttaaggagacattttgctcaattttaaaccaacgttattcgttttaatctaaagaaccgattcagaaccagcatttatttttcttaattttgaccgtttttcatcaacacccgtttttcttggctaaagcctgagaaccatcatttttaagcactcagctgagaactccggagatctgctggatcaggtctttgcatagaaccgatcaacccgcggcaggacatcaagGCGTGGCCACAACGACGACGACGCACCGTTCCGAACCTGccggtccagaccgtgtgctgcgaatctgaaggcctgcaagtcccagccccatgacggttcacttcaataactccagctgagtttgctctgattccattctatgggtgatgtactaacagcttggtcatttaattcatttaatcaatttattcttttacaaatcattagaattcttaatccaaattaccgattacctcgtcaggttagctctggctaatcctcaccatatttccttctctctcacacctacttccacatctctcacacatgcacacaccacagacacactcccacattccacacacgcaaacacacacacacacacacacacacacacacacacacacacacacacacacacacacacacacacacacacacacacacaccatatctaccttgtacatagttcacttgtcattattttcatagaatagttaataaatacctcattatagaccaaattacagtcttgtgtttctttgtgtagaatgtggtcaatttaaccgaggattcaagactttttgatatgagattgatcaaaatttttatgaatattaataattttattaatgttaattaataaatgtcctAGCCATTAGAATGctaggtggtgccccaattattgataacgagagcaataaatcataacgtagtactgcAACAGGTAGAACAACATGATGTTGCGTAGACTGAGGAGATTTCACAGCTTTTTGTCTCACTGCTGCTCAGAATGTTTTAGAACTTCGTAAACAGAAACCAGCTGTGGAGACGTCTGCTATGAACCAACCTACTGACTGAACAGAGTCTGCGAtggttacctgtccaggtgaaccctgcCTTCGTTCTATAACTGCTGGACAGACCCCTGATGCCCTACAGAGGATAGAGTGTGCAGAGataacagatggatggacaacGAATGAATATGTCTCTATTCGCGTCCACACTGGAAGTTTCAGATTTACTGAGTGTCCCTAAAGGCAACAGCTTCAGAGTCAGAACATCTTTCATGCTTTGCTCCTCAGtgaagtgacagaaaacacacataagTACGTTCATGAGGAGACCAAGGTACAGCCTGATGTTTAATCTGAGTTTTATTTGGTTTATTACAACAGTCTGGTGGTTTCTAGCTTCTCATCTGCTGAACTTCCTGTTCCCCTGCAGCACAGACTTCAGGAACTTCCTGGCTGCCATTTGTTTACGGAAGCGACTGTAGTTGTCGGTGAAAACAGCATCCGAATGCCGTTTGATGATCAGGTCAGCACTGCAAGGAGACAACAGAGAAAGCAGAGGAGGAACAAGTCAAAAACAAACCCAATGACGTTTATAATCCCAAAGAGAATTCTTTTAAATCTATTtgatcagttttatttatttggaatCTGCCTGAAAGGACTTTATGCTTCATCTTCCTTCTTCAGAGAAAAAACACCATCTGAACCAGAACATTACATCAATAATAGCAAATGGAGTTCAGTAACTTCTATAGACAATCAGAGCTTCACATTCAGACGTCCTCCTACTCTGAACTTAAATCCAGTTAGAGAAGATCTGCAGGATCTGACATGTTCACATGTTTGGGATTCTCAACAGGAAACGTCTTGATTACAGTTTTATGAGTACAAGAAAAAGTTTAAACACACAGAAGTCATTTCTAGGAGACATGGCTGCTCCGTGGCCTAATAACATCTTATTTATGTCACACCTGTCCCGTGTTGGTGGCTGGAGGTAGCCTCTAGCGGTGAGTTCAGTCGGCTGCCGGCTGTAGCTGCTGGTAAACCGTCCGTCTGTCTGATGAGTCGATCTGACCAAAGAGCAGCGAGACGTCAGTTAACTCTTTGTTCATCTAAAGctc encodes:
- the LOC110968523 gene encoding VIP peptides-like, encoding MMMMHLHLFFYGVFCAALPPAVFSRAPTGNSSWKHRPSVHHVEDQKHFYGSRRSTHQTDGRFTSSYSRQPTELTARGYLQPPTRDSADLIIKRHSDAVFTDNYSRFRKQMAARKFLKSVLQGNRKFSR